In one Siniperca chuatsi isolate FFG_IHB_CAS linkage group LG14, ASM2008510v1, whole genome shotgun sequence genomic region, the following are encoded:
- the timm10b gene encoding mitochondrial import inner membrane translocase subunit Tim10 B, translating into MDPDQQLRNLRDFLLVYNRMTEICFQRCSSNFNYRNLTMDEERCVDSCAGKLIRTNHRLMGTYVQLMPRMVQRRMEEMESKAAENAKAAEAAAASAYVGPSATEASPASQTPITSFPPPQVSPLLTPSIADVGPEAHGSVLKPAGLDIPVDLDAAVLKSTTATEVKLSAATTLTPATEAVNPSVLNEAGQSYSVGFPQPQIAGTQIESGSSAPVFMPSKSTSLSEDVPVSTVAAPTVSKSVESLPSHGRAPKFPPPSGQQ; encoded by the exons ATGGATCCAGACCAACAACTGAGAAAT CTGCGGGATTTCCTTCTGGTTTACAACCGCATGACTGAAATTTGCTTCCAGCGATGCAGCAGCAACTTCAACTACAGAAACCTCACCATGGACGAG GAGCGCTGTGTGGACAGCTGTGCGGGGAAGCTGATTCGCACTAACCACCGCCTGATGGGCACCTATGTGCAGCTGATGCCTCGGATGGTGCAGCGCCggatggaggagatggagagcaAGGCTGCAGAGAATGCCAAGGCAGCGGAGGCAGCTGCTGCTTCTGCGTATGTGGGGCCTTCTGCCACAGAAGCCTCACCAGCATCTCAAACCCCCATCACCTCATTTCCACCCCCACAAGTATCTCCACTGTTAACTCCTTCAATCGCTGATGTCGGACCAGAGGCCCATGGCTCAGTCTTAAAGCCAGCAGGTTTAGATATTCCAGTTGACCTTGACGCTGCTGTGCTCAAATCCACAACAGCCACAGAAGTCAAATTATCAGCTGCCACAACGCTCACGCCTGCGACTGAAGCGGTAAATCCCTCAGTGCTTAATGAAGCTGGACAATCTTATTCAGTAGGCTTTCCTCAGCCGCAGATAGCTGGTACCCAAATTGAGTCTGGGAGCTCAGCGCCTGTGTTTATGCCATCTAAATCAACGTCCTTATCAGAAGACGTGCCTGTGTCAACAGTAGCTGCACCTACAGTGTCTAAATCCGTAGAGAGCCTGCCAAGCCACGGGAGAGCCCCCAAGTTCCCCCCACCGTCAGGCCAGCAATAA
- the LOC122888638 gene encoding uncharacterized protein LOC122888638 yields the protein MVTDCKIELTGLVLLSLALFISLCLNVIFCIRRRAILCKDTDECCNPHIYDRERPSQDEGHYFYNLNHHEQQENHNNHHEQQENPIYGNISTDRSEVCYEMMTMQQTTDRIKSLEPDLNYASLDLKVANKYKKKHRHQRGHTQGRNKLQDQLPVHLTPPMNAFLEMEADMDAHLPSRDTSTMVSHSSIYLNSQQIAQETEEMERDRGINMERENVGWEGIRRREDGGSREWKGVQESEERKDRQDCSNGSICTQLSEVEAIQSGTDHFISSFSNDSVQQD from the exons ATGGTCACAG ATTGTAAGATTGAACTTACAGGTCTGGTGCTGTTATCTCTGGCCTTGTTCATCTCATTGTGTCTCAATGTCATCTTCTGCATTAGACGAAGAGCCATTTTGTGCAAAG ACACAGATGAGTGCTGCAACCCACACATTTATGACAGAGAAAG GCCGTCACAGGATGAAGGGCATTATTTTTATAACCTCAATCATCATGAGCAGCAGGAAAATCACAACAATCATCATGAGCAGCAGGAAAATCCAATCTATGGCAACATCAGCACCGACAGAAGCG AAGTTTGCTATGAGATGATGACCATGCAACAAACAACAGATCGTATAAAG TCTTTAGAGCCTGACCTGAATTATGCCTCACTGGATCTGAAGGTGGCAAATAAATACAAGAAGAAGCATCGCCATCAGCGAGGCCACACTCAGGGACGAAACAAACTGCAAGATCAGCTGCCAGTCCACCTCACACCCCCTATGAATGCTTTCTTGGAGATGGAAGCAGACATGGATGCTCACCTTCCTTCCAGAGACACCAGCACCATGGTTTCACACAGTAGCATCTACCTGAACAGTCAACAGATAGCCcaagagacagaggagatggAAAGAGATAGGGGCATAAACATGGAGAGGGAGAATGTGGGTTGGGAAGGAATAAGAAGGCGAGAGGATGGCGGAAGTAGAGAATGGAAAGGAGTGCAAGAGagtgaggaaagaaaagatAGACAAGATTGTAGCAATGGGAGTATATGTACACAGCTTTCAGAGGTAGAGGCTATTCAGAGTGGCACAGATCATTTCATCAGCAGCTTTAGCAATGATAGTGTCCAACAAGATTAG